From a region of the Xanthomonas rydalmerensis genome:
- the trxA gene encoding thioredoxin TrxA has translation MSDKVLYVGDADFDATVLQSDEPVLVDFWAEWCGPCKMIAPVLDDLADAYDGRLKVAKVNVDENRATAIKYHVRSIPMLLLFKNGQIQATQIGAVGKGQLTQMIDKTLGSSAA, from the coding sequence GTGAGCGACAAGGTCCTTTACGTCGGCGACGCCGATTTCGATGCCACGGTGCTGCAGTCCGACGAGCCGGTCCTGGTGGACTTCTGGGCCGAGTGGTGCGGCCCGTGCAAGATGATCGCGCCGGTGCTGGACGACCTCGCCGACGCCTACGACGGCCGTCTCAAGGTCGCCAAGGTCAACGTGGACGAGAACCGCGCCACCGCGATCAAGTACCACGTGCGCTCGATCCCGATGCTGCTGCTGTTCAAGAACGGCCAGATCCAGGCCACCCAGATCGGCGCCGTCGGCAAGGGCCAGCTGACCCAGATGATCGACAAGACCCTGGGCAGCAGCGCCGCCTGA
- the aceK gene encoding bifunctional isocitrate dehydrogenase kinase/phosphatase, with product MTETHDAPVSPCPQPAAIAVARGIHDAFEDYHARFAEITRRARRRFETRDWNAARNDAVERIALYDQCIGECMLRLRALLLGQAHDRTLWAQVRDSFAAQLHGLIDQELYKTFYNTLTRRFFRTQGVDAQIEFVALDIEPTDAITHPVARHNYVVSEARPVDAFVRVLGDYRFDVPYAHRTRCAAAIAVRLQDDLAHWGENPVRGIELLETVFYRERRAYLIGRVFGEHRFSPCVIALVNDAQGLRAEAVLTKRNDVAQLFGISRSYFQADLSTVGDAVVFLRSLLPHKPIDELYTMLGRAKQGKTERFRTFFRHFQAHPNEQLVHAEGTPGMVMAVFTLPSYPLVFKLIRDRFAYPKTMSREEVEEKYALVFNLDRVGRLLDAQPYRSLRFPRARFAPALLQELMEGCARSLREDGDDLIVALCYVQRRLRPLNLYLREQGAEAAREAALDYAQAIKDMARNNIFPGDMLLKNFGVSRQGRAVFYDYDELCLVTDCNFRDWPQPRNEEEAMAAEPWFHVAPRDVFPERFAMFMGLPAASLEAVRHAHGELFDPQWWRDLQTRLREDDYPDAPPYPDALRLA from the coding sequence ATGACCGAGACCCACGACGCGCCCGTCTCCCCATGCCCCCAACCCGCCGCTATCGCGGTGGCACGCGGCATCCACGACGCATTCGAGGACTACCATGCGCGTTTCGCCGAGATCACCCGGCGCGCGCGGCGCCGCTTCGAGACGCGCGACTGGAACGCTGCCCGCAACGATGCGGTCGAACGCATCGCCCTGTACGACCAGTGCATCGGCGAGTGCATGCTGCGCCTGCGCGCGCTGCTGCTCGGCCAGGCCCACGACCGCACGCTGTGGGCGCAGGTTCGCGACAGCTTCGCCGCGCAACTGCATGGGTTGATCGACCAGGAGTTGTACAAGACCTTCTACAACACCCTGACCCGGCGCTTCTTCCGTACCCAGGGCGTGGATGCGCAGATCGAGTTCGTGGCGCTGGACATCGAGCCCACCGACGCCATCACCCACCCGGTGGCGCGGCACAACTACGTGGTGTCCGAGGCGCGGCCGGTGGACGCGTTCGTGCGCGTGCTCGGCGACTACCGGTTCGATGTGCCGTACGCGCACCGCACGCGCTGCGCGGCGGCCATCGCGGTGCGGCTACAGGACGATCTGGCGCATTGGGGCGAGAACCCGGTGCGCGGCATCGAACTGCTGGAGACCGTGTTCTACCGCGAACGCCGCGCCTACCTGATCGGCCGCGTGTTCGGCGAGCACCGCTTCTCGCCGTGCGTGATCGCCCTGGTCAACGACGCGCAGGGCTTGCGCGCCGAAGCGGTGCTGACCAAGCGCAACGACGTGGCGCAGCTGTTCGGCATCTCGCGCAGCTATTTTCAGGCCGATCTGTCCACCGTCGGCGATGCGGTGGTGTTCCTGCGCAGCCTGCTGCCGCACAAGCCGATCGACGAGCTGTACACCATGCTCGGCCGCGCCAAGCAGGGCAAGACCGAACGCTTCCGCACCTTCTTCCGGCACTTCCAGGCGCATCCCAACGAACAGCTGGTGCATGCCGAGGGCACGCCGGGCATGGTCATGGCGGTGTTCACCCTGCCCAGCTATCCGTTGGTGTTCAAGCTGATCCGCGACCGCTTCGCCTATCCGAAGACGATGAGCCGCGAAGAGGTCGAAGAGAAGTACGCGCTGGTGTTCAACCTCGATCGCGTCGGCCGCCTGCTCGACGCGCAGCCGTACCGTTCGCTGCGCTTCCCGCGTGCGCGCTTCGCGCCGGCGCTGCTGCAGGAACTGATGGAGGGTTGTGCACGCAGCCTGCGCGAGGACGGCGACGACCTGATCGTCGCGCTGTGCTACGTGCAGCGGCGCCTGCGCCCGCTCAACCTGTACCTGCGCGAGCAGGGTGCCGAGGCCGCGCGCGAGGCCGCGCTGGACTATGCCCAGGCGATCAAGGACATGGCCCGCAACAACATCTTCCCCGGCGACATGCTGCTGAAGAACTTCGGCGTGTCGCGGCAGGGCCGCGCGGTGTTCTACGACTACGACGAGCTGTGCCTGGTCACCGACTGCAACTTCCGCGACTGGCCGCAGCCGCGCAACGAGGAAGAGGCGATGGCCGCCGAACCCTGGTTCCATGTCGCCCCGCGCGACGTGTTCCCGGAGCGCTTCGCGATGTTCATGGGCCTGCCCGCGGCCTCGCTGGAGGCGGTGCGCCACGCCCACGGCGAACTGTTCGACCCGCAGTGGTGGCGCGACCTGCAGACGCGGCTGCGCGAGGACGACTATCCGGACGCGCCGCCCTACCCGGACGCGCTGCGCCTGGCCTGA
- a CDS encoding TonB-dependent receptor plug domain-containing protein — protein sequence MNRLTHRHLATAILALCAGDAAAATSMPAEPADTPSTTLDSVVVTGTRGANRTQFGTLAPVDVIDAQEIRAVGSADLNTVLAALVPSFVVQRLPLADGQIFVRPATLRGLSPDQTLVLVNGHRFHRSALLGARGAQAPDLAQIPVTAIKRIEVLRDGAAAQYGSDAIAGVINIILDDRIGTEMGADISRYSAGDGLARTYSLKRGWDLRDGSLVAFAEHSASDPTDRGVQRADAIAFQAAHPGVAVPDPVQRWGKPEQHSTHLGMNLDVALDDSVNLYGYALFNDGSGVSDFNWRNPDTNASIYKTTPAFPGFDLRRVYPAGFTPRYGSDYRDAQTLGGLKGAFNERFSWDVSAAYGMNRIAYSLGDSINASMGPGSPTAFHLGSLQQREVNLNADFVYALPLAMLQDPVNIAFGAERRNEAYSIGAGDPASYAIGAGARYGLAPNANGAPGFSPQQSGSWDQTSYAAYVDVEAPLTARLSVGGAVRYEDFSSFGSTLNGKLSARMELTSWLALRGAWSNGFRAPTPAQLYSTQITQGLDTVSLQVFNAGRLSPQDPIAVALGAKPLKPEESDSLSLGLAWQAPIGLYGSLDLYRIAVNDRFSTSASFAVPANLPNPMHYTSVNYFTNDFDTTTEGADLVFGYQHALGPGRLGATVAYNYNRTKVDGGNTAVAANPTQRILFEQLLPQHKGSVGLTWDQGPLQGLLRVRYYGAWTDSSGNSTGDIFQRFGAIALLDLSATYALSERLSLRIGADNVLDTYPDKATFQASRGLVYSRNAPYDTDGRNVYAQLRLRF from the coding sequence TTGAATCGCCTCACTCACCGCCACCTGGCGACCGCCATTCTGGCCCTTTGCGCCGGCGATGCCGCCGCCGCGACGTCCATGCCGGCGGAACCTGCCGACACCCCCAGCACAACCCTGGACAGCGTGGTGGTGACCGGCACCCGCGGCGCCAACCGTACCCAGTTCGGCACGCTGGCGCCGGTGGACGTGATCGACGCGCAGGAGATCCGCGCGGTCGGCAGCGCCGACCTCAACACCGTGCTGGCGGCGCTGGTTCCGTCCTTCGTGGTGCAGCGCCTGCCGCTGGCCGACGGGCAGATCTTCGTGCGTCCTGCCACATTGCGCGGGCTCTCGCCGGACCAGACCCTGGTGCTGGTCAACGGCCACCGTTTCCACCGTTCGGCCCTGCTCGGCGCACGCGGCGCGCAGGCGCCGGACCTGGCGCAGATTCCGGTCACGGCGATCAAGCGCATCGAAGTGCTGCGCGACGGCGCCGCCGCACAATACGGCTCGGACGCCATCGCCGGCGTCATCAACATCATCCTCGACGATCGCATCGGCACCGAGATGGGCGCGGACATCTCCAGGTACAGCGCAGGCGATGGCCTCGCCCGCACCTATTCGCTCAAACGCGGCTGGGATCTCCGCGATGGCAGCCTGGTTGCGTTCGCCGAACACAGCGCCTCCGATCCCACCGACCGCGGCGTGCAGCGCGCCGACGCGATCGCGTTCCAGGCCGCGCACCCCGGCGTTGCCGTCCCCGACCCGGTGCAGCGCTGGGGCAAGCCGGAACAGCACAGCACGCATCTGGGGATGAACCTGGATGTGGCGCTCGACGACAGCGTCAACCTCTACGGCTATGCGTTGTTCAACGACGGCAGCGGCGTTTCCGACTTCAACTGGCGCAACCCCGATACCAACGCCTCCATCTACAAGACCACCCCGGCGTTTCCCGGTTTCGACCTGCGCCGCGTGTACCCGGCCGGCTTCACCCCGCGTTACGGCAGCGACTACCGCGACGCGCAGACGCTGGGCGGCCTCAAGGGCGCCTTCAACGAGCGTTTCAGCTGGGACGTCAGTGCCGCCTACGGCATGAACCGGATCGCCTATTCGCTGGGCGATTCGATCAACGCCTCGATGGGACCGGGCAGCCCGACCGCCTTCCACCTGGGCTCTCTGCAGCAGCGCGAGGTCAACCTCAACGCCGACTTCGTCTACGCGCTGCCGCTGGCGATGCTGCAGGACCCGGTGAACATCGCCTTCGGCGCCGAGCGCCGCAACGAAGCCTATTCCATCGGTGCCGGCGATCCCGCCTCCTACGCCATCGGCGCCGGCGCGCGCTACGGGCTGGCGCCGAACGCCAATGGCGCCCCCGGCTTCAGCCCCCAGCAATCGGGCAGCTGGGACCAGACCAGCTACGCCGCCTACGTGGACGTGGAAGCGCCGCTGACCGCGCGCCTGAGCGTCGGTGGCGCGGTGCGCTATGAAGACTTCTCCAGCTTCGGCAGCACCCTCAACGGCAAGCTGTCCGCGCGCATGGAACTCACCTCGTGGCTGGCGCTGCGCGGCGCCTGGTCCAATGGTTTCCGCGCGCCCACGCCGGCGCAGTTGTACAGCACCCAGATCACCCAGGGCCTGGACACGGTGAGCCTGCAGGTCTTCAATGCGGGCCGGCTGTCGCCGCAGGACCCGATCGCCGTCGCGCTGGGCGCAAAACCGCTGAAGCCCGAGGAATCCGATTCGCTGAGCCTGGGGCTGGCCTGGCAGGCGCCGATCGGGCTGTACGGATCGCTGGATCTCTACCGGATCGCGGTCAACGACCGCTTCAGCACCTCGGCCAGCTTCGCGGTGCCGGCCAATCTGCCCAACCCGATGCACTACACGTCGGTCAACTATTTCACCAACGACTTCGACACCACCACCGAAGGCGCGGACCTGGTGTTCGGCTACCAGCATGCGCTCGGGCCCGGTCGCCTCGGCGCCACTGTGGCCTACAACTACAACCGCACCAAGGTCGACGGCGGCAACACCGCCGTGGCGGCCAATCCGACTCAGCGCATCCTGTTCGAGCAGCTGTTGCCGCAGCACAAGGGCAGCGTCGGCCTGACCTGGGACCAGGGACCGCTGCAAGGCCTGTTGCGGGTTCGCTACTACGGCGCCTGGACCGACAGCAGCGGCAACAGCACCGGCGACATCTTCCAGCGCTTCGGCGCGATCGCCCTGCTCGACCTCTCGGCCACCTATGCGCTGAGCGAACGTCTGTCGCTGCGGATCGGTGCGGACAACGTGCTCGACACGTATCCGGACAAGGCCACCTTCCAGGCCAGCCGCGGCCTGGTGTATTCGCGCAACGCGCCCTACGACACCGACGGACGCAACGTCTATGCACAACTCCGCCTGCGCTTCTGA
- a CDS encoding protein tonB — protein sequence MHRRSLRSWWRWSAMVSLLLAFAAVAVAADGVGPGAVRKQIESSMLVSGSIDIEPSGKVSALALDQQERLPKGVVGFVRNSVMQWKFEPGIRDGKPVPARTPMTLRLVAKRLEGGDDYQVEIRGADFTRYDSNDRSVVTGIQMKPPAYPEAAFSVGAAGDAYLVLKVGRDGRVVDAAVEQVNLRVVASEQQMQRLRDVLGKSALGAAHKWTFRPPSEGKDVDAPYWTVRVPVNYALSDTRRDASSSYGRWTSYVPGPRQRAPWITSQDAAGFSPDLLPAGGVYMADGTGPRLLTPLQPLQGG from the coding sequence ATGCACCGTCGATCCCTCCGTTCGTGGTGGCGCTGGAGCGCCATGGTCTCGCTGCTGCTGGCGTTCGCCGCCGTCGCCGTCGCCGCCGACGGGGTCGGGCCCGGCGCGGTACGCAAGCAGATCGAAAGCAGCATGCTGGTGAGCGGCTCGATCGACATCGAGCCCAGCGGCAAGGTGTCGGCGCTGGCGTTGGACCAGCAGGAGCGCTTGCCCAAGGGCGTGGTCGGCTTCGTCCGCAACAGCGTGATGCAGTGGAAGTTCGAGCCGGGGATCCGCGACGGCAAGCCGGTGCCGGCGCGCACGCCGATGACCCTGCGTTTGGTCGCCAAGCGGCTGGAGGGCGGAGACGACTACCAAGTCGAGATCCGCGGCGCCGATTTCACTCGCTACGATTCCAACGATCGCAGCGTGGTGACCGGAATTCAGATGAAGCCGCCGGCCTATCCGGAAGCGGCCTTCAGCGTCGGCGCCGCGGGCGATGCCTACCTGGTGCTCAAGGTGGGCCGCGATGGCCGCGTCGTCGATGCCGCGGTGGAGCAGGTCAATCTGCGCGTGGTGGCGTCCGAGCAGCAAATGCAGCGACTGCGCGATGTGCTGGGCAAGAGCGCGCTGGGCGCGGCCCATAAATGGACCTTCCGGCCGCCGAGCGAAGGCAAGGACGTGGATGCGCCCTATTGGACCGTGCGCGTGCCGGTCAACTACGCGCTGAGCGATACTCGCCGCGACGCGTCGTCGTCCTACGGCCGCTGGACGAGCTACGTGCCCGGCCCGCGCCAGCGTGCGCCGTGGATCACCAGCCAGGATGCGGCCGGCTTCTCGCCGGACCTGCTGCCGGCCGGCGGCGTGTACATGGCCGACGGCACCGGCCCGCGCCTGCTGACGCCGCTGCAGCCGCTGCAGGGCGGCTGA
- the rho gene encoding transcription termination factor Rho: protein MSDHTMSEPGSADAPAEKRVRKPRVSKAASGAEGAAEHGAPAQPNLPLNPAPVQAEAPRPAAPESAPAASGGQSHGGGDAPAHQGGGQASEGGEPREGREPRDGGGNRFNNQNQNQNNQNNQQGNRRDRFRNRRDRDRNQRGGDRFQDNGLPSDNGANEPFVPRPHANVPEGFPIYSLSDLKKMPAQKLLDIAEQLNIQDGVARARKQDVIFALLKVLTRHGEGVAADGVLEILPDGFGFLRAAEASYLAGPDDTYISPSQIRRFNLRTGDHLSGRIRFPKDGERYFALSIVDTINGEPLEASKNKVLFENLTALFPRKRFTLERGNGSSEDISGRILDLMAPQGKGQRALIVSPPKAGKTMLMQQVATAITTNHPDVHLIVLLIDERPEEVTEMQRTVRGEVISSTFDEPAARHVQVAEMVIERAKRLVEHKKDVVILLDSITRLARAYNNVVPSSGKVLSGGVDANALHRPKRFFGAARNVEEGGSLTIIATALVETGSKMDEVIYEEFKGTGNSEVHLNRRIAEKRVYPAIDINRSGTRREDLLIEPELLQKIWILRKLLHPMDEIAAMEFLLDKMKNTKSNDEFFGSMKR, encoded by the coding sequence TTGTCCGATCACACCATGTCCGAACCCGGGAGCGCCGACGCCCCCGCCGAGAAGCGCGTGCGCAAGCCGCGCGTCAGCAAGGCCGCAAGCGGCGCGGAAGGCGCCGCCGAGCACGGCGCGCCGGCGCAGCCGAACTTGCCGCTGAACCCCGCGCCCGTCCAGGCCGAAGCACCGCGTCCCGCAGCGCCGGAGTCGGCCCCGGCCGCGAGCGGCGGCCAGAGCCACGGCGGCGGCGACGCGCCGGCCCATCAGGGCGGCGGCCAGGCGTCCGAAGGCGGCGAACCGCGCGAAGGCCGTGAGCCGCGCGACGGCGGCGGCAACCGCTTCAACAACCAGAATCAGAACCAGAACAACCAGAACAACCAGCAGGGCAACCGCCGCGATCGCTTCCGCAATCGCCGCGACCGCGACCGCAACCAGCGCGGCGGCGACCGCTTCCAGGACAACGGCCTGCCCAGCGACAACGGCGCCAACGAGCCGTTCGTGCCGCGCCCGCACGCCAACGTGCCGGAAGGCTTCCCGATCTACTCGCTGAGCGACCTGAAGAAGATGCCGGCGCAGAAGCTGCTGGACATCGCCGAGCAGCTCAACATCCAGGACGGCGTGGCCCGCGCGCGCAAGCAGGACGTGATCTTCGCCCTGCTGAAGGTGCTGACCCGCCACGGCGAAGGCGTCGCCGCCGATGGCGTGCTGGAAATCCTGCCGGACGGTTTCGGCTTCCTGCGCGCGGCCGAGGCCAGCTACCTGGCCGGTCCGGACGATACCTACATCTCGCCCAGCCAGATCCGCCGCTTCAACCTGCGCACCGGCGACCACCTGTCCGGCCGCATCCGCTTCCCGAAGGACGGCGAGCGCTACTTCGCGCTGTCGATCGTCGACACCATCAACGGCGAGCCGCTGGAAGCGAGCAAGAACAAGGTCCTGTTCGAGAACCTGACCGCGCTGTTCCCGCGCAAGCGCTTCACCCTGGAGCGCGGCAACGGCTCCTCGGAAGACATCTCCGGCCGCATCCTCGACCTGATGGCGCCGCAGGGCAAGGGCCAGCGTGCGCTGATCGTTTCCCCGCCCAAGGCCGGCAAGACCATGCTGATGCAGCAGGTGGCCACGGCGATCACCACCAACCATCCGGACGTGCACCTGATCGTGCTGCTGATCGACGAGCGCCCGGAAGAAGTGACCGAAATGCAGCGCACCGTGCGCGGCGAGGTCATCTCCTCGACCTTCGACGAGCCGGCCGCGCGCCACGTGCAGGTCGCCGAAATGGTGATCGAGCGTGCCAAGCGCCTGGTCGAACACAAGAAGGACGTGGTGATCCTGCTCGACTCGATCACCCGCCTGGCCCGCGCCTACAACAACGTGGTGCCGTCCTCCGGCAAGGTGCTCAGCGGCGGCGTCGACGCCAACGCCCTGCACCGCCCGAAGCGCTTCTTCGGCGCGGCGCGCAACGTCGAGGAAGGCGGCTCGCTGACCATCATCGCCACGGCGCTGGTGGAAACCGGCAGCAAGATGGACGAGGTGATCTACGAAGAGTTCAAGGGCACCGGCAACAGCGAAGTGCACCTGAACCGCCGTATCGCCGAGAAGCGCGTGTACCCGGCCATCGACATCAACCGCTCCGGCACCCGCCGCGAGGACCTGCTGATCGAGCCGGAACTGCTGCAGAAGATCTGGATCCTGCGCAAGCTGCTGCATCCGATGGACGAGATCGCGGCGATGGAGTTCCTGCTGGACAAGATGAAGAACACCAAGTCCAACGACGAGTTCTTCGGTTCGATGAAGCGCTGA
- the rhlB gene encoding ATP-dependent RNA helicase RhlB yields the protein MSDKPLTDVTFSAFELQPALLAGLESAGFTRCTPIQALTLPVALPGRDVAGQAQTGTGKTLAFLVAVMNRLLSRPALADRKPEDPRALILAPTRELAIQIHKDAVKFGSELGLRFALVYGGVDYDKQRELLQQGVDVIIATPGRLIDYVKQHKVVSLHACEICVLDEADRMFDLGFIKDIRFLLRRMPERGTRQTLLFSATLSHRVLELAYEHMNEPEKLVVETESITAARVRQRIYFPSDEEKLTLLLGLLSRSEGARTMVFVNTKAFVERVARSLERNGYRVGVLSGDVPQKKRETLLNRFQKGQLEILVATDVAARGLHIDGVKYVYNYDLPFDAEDYVHRIGRTARLGEEGDAISFACERYAMSLPDIEAYIEQKIPVEPVTAELLVALPRTPRAVVEGEAAEADDDDQSIGEIFREARAQREADEQRRGGGRGKPGGSRGGPGGRGESSRSADGKPRRPRTPRPADAGTAAADGSAPAAAAPAPAPKPPRAAPAEGAAPAVEGERAPRKRRRRRGGRPLEGAEGAPAGNGSATPAPAAPAKPVQVVATPVKAARQADRSAAAKNDSFLTRLGRKLRSLVSSS from the coding sequence ATGAGCGACAAACCGCTGACCGATGTGACTTTTTCCGCGTTCGAACTGCAGCCCGCGCTGCTCGCAGGCCTCGAAAGCGCCGGCTTCACCCGCTGTACCCCGATCCAGGCGCTGACCCTGCCGGTGGCCCTTCCCGGCCGCGACGTGGCCGGCCAGGCCCAGACCGGCACCGGCAAGACCCTGGCGTTCCTGGTGGCGGTGATGAACCGCCTGCTCAGCCGCCCGGCGCTGGCCGACCGCAAACCGGAGGATCCGCGCGCGCTGATCCTGGCCCCGACCCGCGAACTGGCCATCCAGATCCACAAGGATGCGGTGAAGTTCGGCTCCGAGCTGGGCCTGCGCTTCGCCCTGGTCTACGGCGGCGTGGACTACGACAAGCAGCGCGAACTGCTGCAGCAGGGCGTGGACGTGATCATCGCCACCCCCGGCCGCTTGATCGACTACGTCAAGCAGCACAAGGTGGTGTCGCTGCACGCCTGCGAGATCTGCGTGCTCGACGAAGCCGACCGCATGTTCGACCTGGGCTTCATCAAGGACATCCGCTTCCTGCTGCGGCGCATGCCCGAGCGCGGCACCCGGCAGACCCTGCTGTTCTCGGCCACCCTCAGCCACCGCGTGCTGGAGCTGGCCTACGAACACATGAACGAGCCGGAAAAGCTCGTGGTCGAGACCGAGAGCATCACCGCCGCGCGGGTGCGCCAGCGCATCTACTTCCCCTCCGACGAGGAGAAGCTGACCCTGCTGCTGGGCTTGCTGTCGCGCAGCGAGGGTGCGCGCACCATGGTGTTCGTCAACACCAAGGCGTTCGTCGAGCGGGTGGCGCGTTCGCTGGAGCGCAACGGCTACCGGGTCGGCGTGCTGTCCGGCGACGTGCCGCAGAAGAAGCGCGAGACCCTGCTCAACCGCTTCCAGAAGGGCCAGTTGGAGATCCTGGTGGCCACCGACGTGGCCGCGCGCGGCCTGCACATCGACGGGGTCAAGTACGTCTACAACTACGACCTGCCGTTCGACGCCGAGGACTACGTGCACCGCATCGGCCGCACCGCGCGGCTGGGCGAGGAGGGCGACGCGATCAGCTTCGCCTGCGAGCGCTACGCGATGAGCCTGCCGGACATCGAGGCCTACATCGAGCAGAAGATCCCGGTCGAGCCGGTCACCGCCGAACTGCTGGTGGCGCTGCCGCGCACCCCGCGTGCGGTGGTGGAGGGCGAGGCCGCCGAGGCCGATGACGACGACCAGAGCATCGGCGAGATCTTCCGCGAGGCCCGCGCCCAGCGCGAGGCCGACGAACAGCGTCGTGGCGGCGGTCGCGGCAAGCCCGGCGGCAGCCGCGGCGGCCCGGGCGGCCGTGGCGAGTCCTCGCGCAGCGCCGACGGCAAGCCGCGGCGTCCGCGCACGCCGCGTCCGGCCGACGCCGGCACCGCCGCCGCGGACGGCAGCGCGCCGGCCGCTGCCGCGCCGGCGCCCGCTCCCAAGCCGCCGCGTGCTGCGCCGGCCGAGGGTGCTGCGCCGGCGGTCGAAGGCGAGCGTGCGCCGCGCAAGCGCCGCCGCCGTCGCGGCGGACGTCCGCTGGAAGGCGCCGAGGGCGCACCGGCCGGCAACGGCAGCGCCACGCCGGCGCCCGCCGCCCCGGCCAAGCCGGTGCAGGTCGTGGCCACCCCGGTCAAGGCCGCGCGCCAGGCCGATCGCAGTGCGGCGGCGAAGAACGATTCGTTCCTGACCCGCCTGGGCCGCAAGCTGCGCTCGCTGGTCTCCAGCTCCTGA
- a CDS encoding aminotransferase class V-fold PLP-dependent enzyme, with product MHNSACASDRPDPRRRALLAAAPMLPLQDMLRQVGSQALAAPGAIPAAPTGIAPRRLAQDEGYWAQVAAAYDVDRNVVALENGYWGAMSQPVLRTYLQRVQQVNRDNAHYARLQFPDDYRALRARAATVLGVAPGELALTRNATESLQLLIGGYNRLRQGDAVLFADLDYDAMIAAMKWLRQRRGVEAIGIDLPEPATRQNLIDAYAQALQRHPQVRLMLVTCISHRTGLALPVAEIVAMARQRGVDCIVDATQAVGQRDLRLPDLGADFVGFNFHKWIGAPLGVGGFYIRHDRIPDIDPQMGQEGPADSIDTRVHTGTVDFAALLALPAALDAHERIGAANKQARLQFLRDRWVHRVADLPGLQILTPEDPQLYGAMTSFRLRGQNSEQQNAALAQRLLQQFGIMTTMRSGAASGACVRATPALFTRVEELDRFAQALRRIAG from the coding sequence ATGCACAACTCCGCCTGCGCTTCTGATCGGCCCGACCCGCGGCGGCGCGCCCTGCTCGCCGCCGCGCCGATGCTGCCGCTGCAGGACATGCTGCGCCAGGTCGGCAGCCAGGCGCTCGCTGCGCCGGGCGCGATACCGGCAGCACCGACAGGCATCGCGCCGCGGCGCCTGGCGCAGGACGAGGGCTACTGGGCGCAGGTCGCCGCCGCCTACGACGTGGACCGGAACGTCGTCGCGCTGGAGAACGGCTATTGGGGCGCGATGTCGCAACCGGTGCTGCGCACCTACCTGCAGCGCGTGCAACAGGTGAACCGCGACAACGCGCATTACGCGCGCCTGCAGTTCCCCGACGACTACCGAGCCTTGCGCGCGCGCGCCGCCACGGTGCTGGGGGTGGCGCCGGGCGAGCTGGCGCTGACCCGCAACGCCACCGAATCGCTGCAACTGCTGATCGGCGGCTACAACCGCCTGCGGCAGGGCGATGCGGTGCTGTTCGCCGACCTCGACTACGACGCGATGATTGCGGCGATGAAGTGGCTGCGGCAGCGCCGCGGCGTCGAGGCGATCGGCATCGACCTGCCGGAACCGGCCACCCGCCAGAACCTGATCGACGCCTATGCGCAGGCGCTGCAACGCCATCCGCAGGTGCGGTTGATGCTCGTCACCTGCATCAGCCATCGCACCGGCCTGGCGCTGCCGGTCGCCGAGATCGTCGCCATGGCACGGCAGCGCGGCGTGGACTGCATCGTCGATGCCACCCAGGCAGTCGGCCAACGCGATCTGCGCCTGCCGGACCTCGGCGCGGACTTCGTCGGCTTCAATTTCCACAAGTGGATCGGTGCGCCGCTCGGCGTCGGCGGGTTCTACATTCGCCACGACCGCATCCCCGACATCGACCCGCAGATGGGCCAGGAGGGCCCGGCCGACAGCATCGACACCCGGGTGCATACCGGCACCGTGGATTTCGCGGCCCTGCTCGCCCTGCCGGCAGCGCTGGATGCGCACGAGCGCATTGGCGCGGCCAACAAGCAGGCACGGCTGCAATTCCTGCGCGACCGCTGGGTGCATCGCGTGGCCGACCTTCCCGGCCTGCAGATCCTCACCCCCGAGGATCCGCAACTGTACGGGGCGATGACCTCGTTTCGCCTGCGCGGGCAGAACAGCGAACAGCAGAACGCCGCCCTCGCACAGCGCCTGCTGCAGCAGTTCGGGATCATGACCACGATGCGCAGCGGCGCGGCCAGCGGTGCCTGCGTGCGGGCCACGCCGGCCCTATTCACCCGTGTGGAGGAACTGGACCGCTTCGCGCAAGCCCTGCGCCGCATCGCCGGTTGA